The genome window AAGCTAAAAGACAAGGGAGAAACAAATAATGTGTTTATATATGCAGTgctttacatatataataaaacttCAATttgaagaaagattgaagatcgaAGGTCAAAATTGTAGGAGCCGTtcgcataaataaataaaaataaacaatatttttattactgattacaatacaagGAAAGCTAAAAAAAAATACTAGAacaatacaactgaaataaaccaaatatacaagaaaggagtagaagcagagtggctgaggcacgtgaacacacgcttcccttaaaacaaattccgagtctcccaggagtactcgttttgtttcccagggtacaacagccggagcagtgGTACTGCCGGAattcgcctacaacccgaaggttaccttgaagCTTGTAAGAAAAAGATGAACAGAAGAGTGTAGAAGATTGTTTGCATATAGCTGTTGTTGCTGGTGTACTTCTGaagtgggtatggagctgtatttatacagctcctaggttgaaacagtcaaaacgaattaaatgagaggtttaaattgaattaaacgtcttcaatgcaatttaatacgtcatttaattctcagtcaaagcctattaactcgtcagttacgaagctggactgaaactgcctagtcattcaatgctggaagcttctgcgcgcgcgcccatgcgcggtgcggcatcttggctcactgccatgcggcgtgcggcctcttggctcactgccatgcggcgtgcgccacgtcacctgtgagcctatacgtgcgcgccacacagtcgcgccgcattggctcactctggtgcgccgcgcacgacacagcaggacccatgcaccatgcgcccaaccgcgcgcctcgtgtacccgcgcgcgcatgcgcatgactgccacgtcacctaccacttggtccttgcaacccttgtgctttaccacgcgcgcgcggtcaaaaatacaaaggcggctctcaagcggctcgcggcgatgcgagcgtgcgaagtgcaaagtgcgccatcaaagcgccacattgcgcctcatcgcccacgccacgcgcgcgcgcgcgcgagcgtgtgcgagtgcgagtgcgagtgcgagttagggtgctccgcacccttcgcgaggacactagtgtgtgcttccatgaaacaataaggatggagagttccaccttaaatacccatttaagttccatctctcctcctatgtgggacaagttgctactttccctttagtttcaacattgaatgttccaaacacccaactttgagcatcgatgtctcattcatcttagctcggttttggacgtggtttagttcgttgcgaagctcttccaacatagaacacaaacccataaataaatacataaaacccgctcattttattatatttatttctagtccaaaataggaaaaaatcattttcctatatttgtgaaaatgctattttcacttattttccaacaatcccccacatgaaaaatgctattttcatcaaatttccaacaatcccccacatgtatggaaatggatcttttccttacacttttcaacgatgaacttcgacagttgagtattgcaagataggtaggttgaagcctttgaaccttcttttgtgaaacgcacttagcttactagcagtgtgtagacgcgatgtccttgaacatacccccatttgtgtaaacgacaatacacttcacacaatactctccctggtttggccaactcctcattgtcgtgtcctattatggtcctggaacactagcctggttctgcgagagctctaggatttgcgcaccccacaaatccatttgaagcgaccccacttctctctaacataggtgattcccatgaatcattaaaagcatcatggttatttgatttcccgaaatcattaaccttaatatgcttaacctcacttcatgtcactgattggaatggactaggaagtatatgtaactcccttttatttagtttggggtactcccccacagtgactccgttttggtaatatgattaagttgtcctattgaacttagatcttgggatctccagtcaactaagttaggtttccctcatattcccatttaccacgggctttagtcccattcctcttgacgacgtttctactaactctctgcttaagccttttgtaaacgggtccgcaatgttatccgctgatctcacataatcaattgtgataacacccgttgagagtagttgtcgtatcgtgttatgtctacgtcgcatatgccttgatctgccattgtacatcaagctttgagctctaccaatcgctgattggctatcacaatgtacacatatggctggcaaaggctttggccatcttggaatatcttccacgaattgacgtagccattccgcctcctcgcctgacttatccaaggcgataaattcagattccattgtggatctcgctatgaccgtttgcttagaagacttccaagcaatagcagctcctccaagtgtaaacacgtaaccacttgttgatttggaatctttattatccgatatccagtttgcatcagtgtatccttcgatcactgctggttgtcgggtataatgcagtccatagtctcttgtgtatcgtatgtatctaagcaccctcgtgatagccttccaatgatccgcgcacggattgctggtgtatctacttagcctactcaccgcgtaagccaagtcgggtctagtacatgtcattagatacattagactgcctataattcttgaatactctaactgagcaactccaactcctttattcttcttgagatgttgggaggtatcaactggagttcgagcGACAGTCGTATCTcccgagttgaatttttcaagaattttatccacatagtgagattgacttaacacaagaccttcttgggttcttatgatctttactccaagaatcacatccgctaaacccatgtctttcatgtcaaatctcgctttcaacatgcttttagtagctttgataattttatcattactcccaatgataagcatatcgtctacataaaggcataagatgacataaccttcatttgtgtctttgaaataaacacatttgtcgcactcatttattttgaaaccattgtcaatcatgacatgatcaaacttttggtgccattgttttggtgcttgcttcaagccatacaaagacttgacgagtttacatactttaccctcttgacctggggcggagaaaccttcaggttgctccatgtaaatttcttcttctaaatcgccatttagaaatgcggttttcacgtccatttggtgaacttccaaatttcttaaagccgctatagcaagaacccatctaatcgaggttatgcgcgtcacaggcgagtaggtatcaaagtaatctagaccttccttttgtctaaatcctttaatcaccaacctagccttgtacttatcaatacttccatcagttttcatcttccttttgaatatccaacgatatccaagtggtttgcaaccaggtggaagatctactaactcccaagtatgattttgcaatatagaatctatttcatttcttattgcttctttccattgaggtccttctgaagaggaaaccgcttcgcgatatgtattgggctcgccctcaaccatatagctaacgaagtctggaccgaaggatttttcaactcttggccttttacttcgcctacgatcggtttcttcaacctcaggttgttcatgtgtcttatcatgAACCACCTCATCAATTGGTGTTGATGaactttcacctacttcaaaattaggtgttgatgacgttgcatgtgtttgtcttctcaaaggaaacacattttcGAAGTAAGACACAACGTTAGAATTCACCTCCATAATAGTGTTTACgtgtacatcaggattcttggactcatgtacaagaaagcgatgtgcactactttgatgtgcatacccaataaatatgcaatcaacagttttgggtcctatcctaagagccttaggaggtggtacagtcacctttgctaggcacccccacactttcaagtatttgtatgaaggtttcttccttttccataactcatatggagtttcgtctctctttttgagtggtatcctgttcaaaagataattagccgagagaatggcttccccccaTAGTTCGTGGCtcaccccagaacttatcaacatggcgttcatcatttctttcaatgtgcggttctttcgttccgccacgccatttgattgtggagagtaaggaggtgtacactcatgtacaatgccactttttgcgcataactcggcaaaaggtgcaacatattcgcctcctcgatcgcttcgcaaagcctttatcttcttttgaagttgattctcaacttcatttttatacaagataaatttacttattgcttcatctttactttttagtaaatatacatagcaatatttagtactatcgtcaataaacgtgatgaagtacttatttccacctgttgtgggtaccgcttttaagtcacaaatatcagtgtgaattaaatcaaggggttcggttattcgttcaaccgattttgatgatgttcttgtaagtttggattcaacgcatgtttcacatttatagtgtgaatcaatatggaatgttggtatacaatttaaattgattaaacggcgtattgaattaaaatttacgtgacctaatctaccatgccatttattcgattcagaaaactcaagcatataagtagaagtagtagcaattttattcatgttcttgACAGCCATTACATTCAATTTGAACATTCCATTTTGGGCATAGCCCTTGCCTACATACGTTCCTCGTTTAGTTAGTACAAATTGATCGCTCTCAAAAACTAAACGAAAACCAAACTTGTTAAGCAACCATCCCGAGACTAGATTCTTGCGCAAGTCTGGGGCATACAACACGTTGCTTAGAGTGAGCTCCTTCCCCgaagtccacttcaagatcacCGTTCCTTCACCCATGATGTCAGCGGTGGCTGCATTTCCCATATACAGCTTCTCTTCTCCAGAAAGCGCCTTGAAGGTGGTAAAGAGGCTTTTGTCTGCGCAAACGTGACGGGTCGCGcccgtatcaacccaccatccttttggagtgttggtcacagtattgacctcatccatcattgcgcttttgtcggaaatcattgccaccaaaggcattccgtcttcatccaccatgtgcgcacgctcacgctttggtttcttgcattggttagcccgatgccctggctcgtcacagttgtaacaagtcccttggaacgtttgaggtttctttttcacaacccatttcttcggtccaaggttgctagcctttgctttccctttccctttgtcctttttccccttGCCCTTTGTGCCTTTAGAGGATTGCCCATGCTCAACCACGTTTGCACTAGCACTAGGCTGCACAAGGCTGTTTTTTAGGGCGATCCTATTCTCCTCTTCTATACGAAGACGAAGAACAAGGTCCTCCACCGACATTTCCTTccgcttgtgtttaagataattcttaaaatccaaccaagcaggaggtaatttctcaatcatggctgccacttgaaatgTCTCGCTAAGTACCATTCCCTCGGCATGGATGTCATTTAGTATAATTTGCaactcttggacttggttcataaccggcttgttatcaaccattttgaagtccaagaaacgggcgacaacaaatttctttgttcccgcatcctccgttttgtactttttcTCCAAAGACTCCCACAACTCCTTGGAAGTCTTGATAttgtagtacacattatacagtgcatccgagagaccgttgagtacatagcctcgacatatgaaatccgaatgcttccacgcatctaccgcgctcagagcctgagcgtcggtctccccttccgcaggttggggagcggtttctgtcaagaacctcgcaaggttcatggtggtcaagtagaagaacatcttctgttgccaccgcttgaagtgtagacccgagaacttctcaggtctttcagcatgatttgccactgtggacgctcccacagtgttggCAGGGGTTCCAACTACAACATTCGTATTGTTGTTGTTTGAGGTCGACATtctgaaaaaattaaaattttaaaagtttAGTCAAAATATTCTGATTTACGCAAAAACCAGAAGTAAacaattaaattttaatttttttttaccacaaatttactgtttaggcttctaagtccaactttgaagaccaaaaacagaaaatttttattagttataacttactgattggcttctaagtccaactttgaagaccaaatcaGAAAGTTTATTACCAATTTTTTAGGACAGTCTATAAGTAACCAAACTGGTTTTCAACCAAAGTCGCACCTTTGAAGATGAAAACcaaaaaaatctgtttttaaaacacaaactgagtgaaaacaaaactggtttgaatcacaatcagaatggttttgattacacgaacggttttaaaaatttgttttaagattgtaggagccgttcgcataaataaataaaaataaacaatatttttattactgattacaatacaagGAAAGCTAAAAAAAAATACTAGAacaatacaactgaaataaaccaaatatacaagaaaggagtagaagcagagtggctgaggcacgtgaacacacgcttcccttaaaacaaattccgagtctcccaggagtactcgttttgtttcccagggtacaacagccggagcagtgGTACTGCCGGAattcgcctacaacccgaaggttaccttgaagCTTGTAAGAAAAAGATGAACAGAAGAGTGTAGAAGATTGTTTGCATATAGCTGTTGTTGCTGGTGTACTTCTGaagtgggtatggagctgtatttatacagctcctaggttgaaacagtcaaaacgaattaaatgagaggtttaaattgaattaaacgtcttcaatgcaatttaatacgtcatttaattctcagtcaaagcctattaactcgtcagttacgaagctggactgaaactgcctagtcattcaatgctggaagcttctgcgcgcgcgcccatgcgcggtgcggcatcttggctcactgccatgcggcgtgcggcctcttggctcactgccatgctgcgtgcggcctcttggcttACTGCcatgcggcctcttggctcactgccatgcggcgtgcgccacgtcacctgtgagcctatacgtgcgcgccacacagtcgcgccgcattggctcactctggtgcgccgcgcacgacaCAGCAGGACACATGCACCATGCGCCCAACCGCGCGCCTCGTGTACCCGcgcgcgcatgactgccacgtcatgcgccgcatcatctaccacttggtccttgcaacccttgtgctttaccacgcgcgcgcggtcaaaaatacaaaggcggctctcaagtgCAAAGTGccccatcaaagcgccacattgcgcctcatcgcccacgccacgcgcgcgcgcgcaAGAGCgcgtgcgagttagggtgctccgcacccttcgcgaggacactagtgtgtgcttccatgaaacaataaggatggagagttccaccttaaatacccatttaagttccatctctcctcctatgtgggacaagttgctactttccctttagtttcaacattgaatgttccaaacacccaactttgagcatcgatgtctcattcatcttagctcggttttggacgtggtttagttcgttgcgaagctcttccaacatagaacacaaacccataaataaatacataaaacccgctcattttattatatttatttctagtctaaaataggaaaaaatcattttcctatatttgtgaaaatgctattttcacttaTTTTCCAACAAAATCTGGTGAAGGCTTTCATTTATAGTCACAAAACTTTTCTGGTGGATCCATGGTCGATCCCGACCTGTATTTGCATGGAACCACTTTTCTTGTCAACTTGTGTATTGAAAATTGTTTAATATCAAATCCATAGTTCCAAACCTATTTCCATACCCATTGTAAAATACCATACAAAATATCATGGTTTTATAATAAATCTTATCATTATAAGCCAAgtcatattatttatttatttataacaaTTTTCGGATCTCTCTACTTTCCGAAATATCCATATTGTCGTTTAAGCTTTGATCCTCACGTGTTGTCGGTCTTCCAATTTAAGCCTTTGTATACTTTTCGAAGATATCCTATCGAGTCGGGGTCTCACTGGAAACAACTTCTCTATTCCTACGAGGTAGAAGTAAGACTATCACatttaccctcctcagaccctatctTAGTTTTGCTATTAGTGGGATTTACTTAGTATGATGATGATATATTTGATTAACAACATTGTTGTTGCATATAACCTTTGTAATGTATGATTGTTTATCGCCCTTGTTGTGGTAAATGTAATTGCCTTTAATCTTTACAATGTACCTTTTGATTTCActtttaaaaaaactatatacaCACTCTTCATAACTCAAAAAGCTTAATAACTTTAAAAAACTTTCAACAACAACAGCCAATGATAAAAGACAAATACATCAATACAAGTACAATCCGAATTACGCTATCAAAATCGAGATAACGTTGTTCGCTCTTATTTTACGGCTCGACAACCACCTTCCCAGTGGCATGGCCCTCAATACTCTTGGCCCAAGCCTTTTCAGCCTGACTTAAAGGGTATCTTGAGTCGAGAACGGTTTTCAATTTTCCTTCTTTTGCTAACTTCACAAGAAAACCAATCTCTTGGGCGTTCGGAAACACGAGTAACGGTATAACTTTCTTTTTTGAAAAAGTTAGTATTTGCACTGCATAATTCAAAAATGTACAACCACCCGGGGTTATATCAATAACCTTCCCAGTTTTGCTAAGGTTGGGCTTGAAAGTTGACCATGGGATACCAGTGGTGCAATTGACCACCAGGTCATATTTCTGGCCTGATGGGCTTTTGAGGGTGGCTCCTTCTCGGGTCTTGTAGTCTAAAACCTCGTCGGCTCCTAAGCTTTTAACGAAATCGATGTTGCGGGCCCCGCATGTTGCTGTCACGTGGGTGTTACCTAGTTTTGCTAGCTGGACCGCATAGTGACCCACACCACCTGAAGCCGCAGTTACTAGGACGTTGGTTCGTGGTTCTGTTTTTTCCAGTTTTAGCCCACCGGTTACAGTAAGGGAGTGCAGGGCGGTGCACGCTGCAATGCCTAGACACGCACCCTCTGCAGCTGATACTTCTGGTGGTCTTAGAACTGTTAAGCTTTCTTTAGCCACAGCATACTCGGCTAGCCCTCCACCTGCACCCGGACCCCCCTTCACCCATGCAAACAGGTTTAAAGTCAATATAAAGGCATGTTTTTTTATGTATACAACTTCCTGAATCGTTTTGGTATCTTATTTTACGTAATTAATTAAGAACTGGTAAGAAACAAAATCTTGAGTATCAGAAAGATGAAACTCACAAGAGTTGAAACAATTTTGTCACCAGCTTTAAAATTCTTCACACCAGGTCCAACTTCTACAACTTCTCCTGCCACATCGCTAACTGATCCAAACAAACATTCGTATTTAGTTAACACATGTAAATAATAGTATATTTTTGTATGTCATGGTATAAAAGTATCAACTATCAAAGTTACGTGGTATAAAAGGAAACTTTCTGGGTAAAATAGGGCGTACAAAGCCGTTCTGTATCTTCCAGTCAATTGGATTAATGCTTGTTGCTTCTACTTTCATCAGAATCTCACCTTTTCCAGGAGTAGGGATAGGGACTTCAACATGCTGTAAAACACTTGACACATATAAATAATAGTATTCTTGTATGTCATGCATGATTTTAGAAAATCAGTCCATTGTCATGCGAGCCTAAATGAGCCCAAcaaaattttatattattttatatataatataccTATTATATATATAGTTGGCTCGAactgagccgagctcgagctttataAAAACCATTCTCGGGCTaggctcgactcgtttacacccctactgCATTTGCACTACTGTGGAGCACATTTGCTCCACAGTGGAAGCGCCTAAAACGCGTTGTGGATATTTAAGGGGGGCGTGTCTTACGAACCAGGAATCTCCTGGACAATGTAGGATTTGACTAGGGTGATAAAATAGGAGTTTAATTCGTCTTTCATAAAATATGACGATCTAACCTAAATAGTTAATTAACTAATCATGTAAATATACATTGTTGAAGCAGCAAATATAGGTCTGAAAATGACAGTTAAATAAGCAAAAGTAAGACAAGAATCTAATTAAAATGATGTTGAATCACCTTCAAACCGGCGGCACCTCCACCGTAACAAGTGTACCAAACCGCAGGCATCATTTTTCCGGCCATATTCAGTCGTTAATTCAAAAAAGATGTTAATTTAGTAGTactaaattcaaatttaaaatgATGTTGAAGGTAGTGGTACTAATGTCCGAGATTTATAATAGATAACCTCGAAGATTCTTGATGCAACATCTAGAAACCATTAGCTAAATCTAGTGAGCTATCTTTTTAACAACGTCTAGAAGCCGTTAAGACAATGACATATTTGTTGTCGTCAACCAGATGCAaccccattgttcttgattcttcgATGTGCTActgatattttttttatttttctttcaaaaatactGTTGGTGCCGCCACAACACTTAGATTTACAAACAAAAGGGTTTTACCACTTGCACCATCTTTCAGATTATTTAATAGGTTACTTGGGTTCACTCTCAATTATACATTTTATTTAACAGGTTTACTAGTTATTTTGTTTATGGGTTCACTCTTAATTATAcatttatatgtataataatctCATAGTGACGAGTCTCGACAAGTTGATATGATTTAATGTACGGGGGATGACTATATCTTTGGTATCCAAAACTCAAGAACCATGTAGCCAAGATGATTAAAACGTAACAAActacatcatcaccatcatcattgtcGTCACCTTCATCATCGTCTCAATCTCCTACGTACTTTCCCTGGACTACGTAATGTTTCATATTTTCGTACTTTATATTATTAGCAAGCTTGTATTCGTACTTTCCCTGGACTATGTAACGTTTCGTATTTTCCTCCTCCAATTATATTCTGACCTTCTTTAAACCCAAACCCTAATCCCTCACTACAAATACATGTCTTCCACAACTCCTTCACCCTTTACACACCTTAAAACAACTCTCTAATCCTCTCAATCTTCTCCATTTCTTCAAGTCCTTGGCAAATTAAACTTGTGTTCAAAACAGTGAGTTTCAACACTTTTCTTCCATCTTTCTCATGTGTTTCTTGCATAGAAATCCTTGGACAACCTCAAAGGATGTTACCAAAAGTTCACCTAGGTGTAACAAGGTGGTACATCACTTATATGAGGCTCCGAAATAAGTTCAAAATTCTGCTTTGTTTGCAAACTTATTCTTGTTTACATTCATTTTGTGGAAATCTTGTACCAAGTTTTGTCCCCAACTAAACTCATGTCGTGGGCTTATGTTATGGTTTATTTCAAGAAGATAGAGGTTCAAAAAACCTCAAATACTTGCTGCCTTAAAGGTCCCAAATGACCTACAAAGTGGTGAAACCAGCCAAGCCTTTAATCCTCAATATTGAAGGACTTGTGTTTTGGTTTGGTAATGAAAACCTTGTTTCTCCAAACATGATCCCACCTACCTCACTTGTGCATCTAGTTAATTAATTCATCTAAGTAGTTTCCAAGAAATTAAAGTAAACCTTTGTATACTTTCCGAAGATATCCTATCGAGCGAGGGGTCTCACtagaagcaacctctctattcatatggggtagaggtaagactgtcaTATGTACCCTCCTCAGACActaccttagttttgctattagtgaatttactgagtatgatgatgatatacTTGATTAACAACATTGTTGTTGCATATAACCTTTGTAATGTATGATTGATTATCGCCCTTGTTGTCGTAAATGTAATTGCCTTCAATCTTTGCAATGGATGATTCACTAAGTATACAGAGACATGTAAGCGAATTTACGACCATCCTCAATCAATGACTTAATAACACAAGTTATTAATTTCAATGTATCAAAAGAAGATATCATTAGGTTCATTATTAACACAAAACCATTGTTATCAAAACATTATTGATGCTCACATTGGGCCACACCAGGACCGGCCCAACAGTGTATTGACCCAAGACTAGTACTTAGGGCCTCCAAAATTTTAGGGCCTCAATTGGACAAGTAATTTTTATACAGTGTGTATAACAATATTAATTTGATTGCATTACCATTTATGATTGATGTAGTTTACTGGTAATTAGTTTGTTTTTCTAGGTAGATAGTTGAGTTCGAGTCCCGGCGATATAGCTTTCAacgttgtttgttttttattttttttttactagaGAGGCCCCTCATAGGACGTAGGTATAAAATATGGTTTCATTTGCAGATATTGTTCTGGTTTGGAACTACTTTCTAAGGTTAATGACTTTGGTTCATGTTGATGGGGCTCTTTCtggattattttttttttttgttttataatttGCGTTCATCTTTTAAACATAGTGATTATTTATAAGTATTGGAGGTGGAACCTAATGTTCGAGTAGCTCCACAAAATACTAACTCAATCAGGTATTTCTTTTCATCTGTTTTTATTTGTTAAAATTGTTCGGTTTAGTTGGCAACATCAATTCAATTGTTGTGCTCCGTTTTTTTTGGTTTATCAAAATTTTAAGGTTAAGTTCATTATCTTTATTTGTCTTCAAATAGTCATTAGTCATAACCAATAATTCAAAATGGAAATTGGTCCACTTAGAAACAAGATTAATTGCATCATCTTTAATGACCCAATTTAACAAATCGGTACTTTTGCCCCACTAACAAGGAGTCTCAAATCCGTCTTCAGTAACCTGTTTTTGACTTATTAAGATATCAATCTAGTAAGATAAGTTATTATTACGCTTGTGAGTAGAATAATATTTTTCTTTAGAGGGCCCCGGTTTTAAATTCGCTTAGGATCTCCAAAAAGCTTGGGCCGGCCCAGGACCACACCACCTGCAACGGATTTCGCTTTTCTCCGAGAGATTGCCCTTGCCTCTCCCTCAATTCCATCCATGCCCTTGTGAAGGGTGGTACCACATAGCCTACAAACTCTCTCCAAAATTCACCTATAAAGATATTCTTTATGTATCACAAAAACCAAAaacatataattttttatatGATTTAAAATTCTCTATATAAATTGATTTATTTTACAACCCTTTTGTAAACTTATTTAGATATTCACATGGTTAAATATGTCACTATGATTAAAGGACAGAGTGATATGTAATAAATTCCAATGTACCTTTTGATTTCACTTTTAAACAAGCTATATACACACTCTTCATAACTCAAAAAACTTAATAACTTTAAAaaactttcaacaacaacaaccaatgATAAAAGACAAATACATCAATACAAGTACAATCCGAATTATGCTATCAAAA of Helianthus annuus cultivar XRQ/B chromosome 1, HanXRQr2.0-SUNRISE, whole genome shotgun sequence contains these proteins:
- the LOC110872703 gene encoding chloroplast envelope quinone oxidoreductase homolog; translation: MAGKMMPAVWYTCYGGGAAGLKHVEVPIPTPGKGEILMKVEATSINPIDWKIQNGFVRPILPRKFPFIPLSDVAGEVVEVGPGVKNFKAGDKIVSTLGGPGAGGGLAEYAVAKESLTVLRPPEVSAAEGACLGIAACTALHSLTVTGGLKLEKTEPRTNVLVTAASGGVGHYAVQLAKLGNTHVTATCGARNIDFVKSLGADEVLDYKTREGATLKSPSGQKYDLVVNCTTGIPWSTFKPNLSKTGKVIDITPGGCTFLNYAVQILTFSKKKVIPLLVFPNAQEIGFLVKLAKEGKLKTVLDSRYPLSQAEKAWAKSIEGHATGKVVVEP